A region of the Numenius arquata chromosome 2, bNumArq3.hap1.1, whole genome shotgun sequence genome:
CAGCACTGAACTATTCTAATTGTTCATCAGGCTTTTGAGTGAATTTATTACAATGACAATTCTGGATAGATTCAATAACTGTACATGCCTGTATAGTtgcctgcttctttctttctgaatttataaaaaagaaaaagtcattctCCTATGACAATTTGGCtatcttccaaaatattttgataaaggaGACTAAGTTCACACATTTTTACAgctcttactttaaaaaaaaaaaaaaaaagtgtaatgctCAAACACAAGGCATCACTTTTATGAGTGTGGTATGCCTTACCTGCTTTTTGGGGCCTTGGTTTACAATCTGTTACCAGGTGAACTGTCTCACTGAAGCACATACTCAGTTAAAGGTTACAGATCTCAGAGCTACCAGGTAGAATCGGTTCAGTAAGGCCAGACATCAGCTGGAAATCTACTAGCTTCCTGTAAGGACTGGAGTTTCAAACTTGGAGTGTCAGGGCCTGATTTTGTACCTTCAACAAAAAAGAGAATTCTGCCTTCACAACCAAATCAGGATTTCCATGAGATCCAGCTGCTGTTTGAACCTCATATGTTAAGGGCTTGATTAAACTCTTTTTAAATCAATAGAACTACCCATGGAAACCTAAGAAAAGCTATATCAAGACCTATGCAACTGCTTCCTTTAAATAcaattacatatttaaaatactaattgcTTAGAAATTGCTGCCTATTTGCCGATGAAGAACCAGTATAATACAGACATTTCTCTCACAACTGCTACTCCATTTGGATTCCTAGATTAATACAAATAACACTAAAAGTATAGATGACATTTTAGATAACAGATTTAGTCAATCAATAGGAAAATGTACTCATTGCTAATTGCTCGGAGTTTGAAACTGGGAAAATGTTACTCTTCACAGTAAATTTTTGCTGCAAACTGTTGTCTACATCATGCCACATCAACATGAAGAAACCCAAGAAAATTAACAGTAACTCAATAAAGAATCTCAGCAATCAAATATTTCTGTCCAAAGGAACAACACAGTGGTCTAAGAAATAAGTTTGAAAACTCACGCTCTCTCAAGCTAACCATGGTATTgtgatgtagaaaaaaaaataataatctcatgCTACATAAATTCTGCACAGAGTTCTGTTGGATTAGACCATAAAATGTTCTCTTTAGATATGGATTCTTCCATGGACACTCTTTAAAGTCTCATCTAGCAAATTATTATCTCCTACCCCAATAGCACTTTCAAGTTGCTGGTGTTTCAACAAAGATGTGGCTGCTTTTCAACAGTGAAGAAATCTCTTTTTAGACAGAGCAAAATCTTAAGTGGCACTGAAGTGACCAGAAGCTGGCAACGCCTGCCACCTTTCATGATATGTGGAGCAGATGGGAGAAAGGGTCTCTGGCCTCAATCCACTTGCTGTGGACTGGAAGATTACTGTTCACTGCAGTAAGAGCAGGATATGATTCTGTGGGAACAAGAGAACTAAATAAATGTTAGTGATTGTCATTATGTTAGTAATCCTCATGATATCAGCAAGAGCTCTAAATAGATTTAGAAGTTCAGCTTAAAGCTAAACATTTAGTCAGTGTTTTCACTTACTGTCTTAACTATACTATCATTACAGGTTTTCCAAATGTCATAAACTGCTATGCAGAATATCAATAAAAATGACATATGACTGTTAAGGTCTTTGCATTTAAATAACCCCCATCATTAAAACTGATAATAGCATACAGcgcaagattttttttcaggcacaAAGTAGGTGGTGGGAAGATTGTAATGTTCCTGTATTTGTGCACATATTAAAAGAACTCCCACATTAGCACAGCTCAAATGCCTACTAGAAGTGGCACACTTGATTGCTCATCATTTGACTTAATCTTGGCTCTTTTTGTTTTACCTTAGTAGCCACCACCTGGAGAAACGGAAATGTAACACGGCTACATGTGTGACACAACGCTTGGCTGACTTTTTAGTTCGTTCCAGCGGCAACATCGGAGCAATTTATTCACATACGAATGTGGGGTCCAATACATATGGAAAGAGGGACACAGTTGGGTTTTCAAGGAGAGAACCCCAAAACAATGCACAGGTTTAGGGTGTTAAAATGACTACTGTTACAGTTTTCATTAGGAGCTCAGTTTTTAATGTATCAATAACCTCTTCGTCATTTATTACTTACACAGTCTTAACAGTGCCTTGttttctgtgtgtgcgtgtgtatggtTATGTGATTTATGTTCACCCTTTCACTATGCATGTAAAATGACATGCATAGGCTATTGTTTCAACTCCATTAAGAACTCTAGAAATCTGCTTGTCAAATTCcgttgttaaaaaataaatatatatcacAATAATAAATGGAAAAGTAATTGCAAcaggggttttattattattattattattaaaaggattaaaaagaaaatcatgatGTGTATGTCTTTATAGTCACAGTTtggcaagagaaagaaataattttaattaagacCAACAAAAATCAAAATGGTAACAGAAGTTAGGTCCTAATGAAAGTAAACCAGAAGAATCTTCTGAATTTGAAACATCTACAGCATCTTGTTTTGCACAACTGAAGGAACAACTAGATGAAATAAGATGGCTGCATTGTGCATATGGTTATACCGCTTAACTGACTGGTCTCTTTCCACGTTAATGTGCATTTAGCAAGTAGAAGTGGTCTTGT
Encoded here:
- the IAPP gene encoding islet amyloid polypeptide, which codes for MCHLKLSVFFIALSVTLSCLEATPIENHHLEKRKCNTATCVTQRLADFLVRSSGNIGAIYSHTNVGSNTYGKRDTVGFSRREPQNNAQV